In Desulfovermiculus halophilus DSM 18834, a genomic segment contains:
- the sucD gene encoding succinate--CoA ligase subunit alpha, translated as MSIFVNKDTKVIVQGITGREGQFHTRQCVSYGTNVVAGSTPGKGGQEMDGIPVYNTVRQGVEEAGANCSLIFVPPAFAADAVLEAVDAGVELVVAITEGIPVLDMMRVKNYMQNKPVRLIGPNCPGITTPGESKVGIMPGNIHIPGGPIGVVSRSGTLTYEVVDQLTKQGIGQTTCLGIGGDPVNGTNFIDCLEAFEQDPETKGIVMVGEIGGDAEERAAEYVQKHLSKPVVGFIAGLTAPPGRRMGHAGAIISGKSGTAQGKIEAMRAGGIHVCEDLGTLGEFCKDVFAV; from the coding sequence ATGAGTATATTTGTCAATAAAGATACCAAGGTCATTGTGCAGGGGATCACCGGCCGGGAGGGACAGTTCCATACCCGGCAGTGCGTGAGCTACGGGACCAATGTGGTTGCCGGCTCCACCCCGGGCAAGGGCGGACAGGAAATGGACGGCATTCCGGTCTACAACACCGTGCGCCAGGGGGTTGAAGAGGCCGGGGCCAACTGCAGCCTGATCTTTGTCCCTCCGGCCTTTGCCGCGGACGCCGTCCTGGAGGCCGTGGACGCCGGTGTGGAGCTGGTGGTGGCCATTACCGAAGGCATCCCGGTTTTGGATATGATGCGGGTCAAGAACTACATGCAGAACAAGCCGGTCCGGCTGATCGGGCCCAATTGCCCGGGGATCACCACCCCCGGGGAGAGCAAGGTGGGGATCATGCCCGGCAACATCCATATCCCCGGCGGCCCCATAGGAGTGGTCTCCCGTTCCGGGACCCTGACCTACGAGGTTGTGGATCAGCTGACCAAGCAGGGCATCGGCCAGACCACCTGCCTGGGTATCGGCGGCGACCCGGTGAACGGGACCAACTTCATCGACTGTCTGGAGGCCTTTGAGCAGGACCCGGAGACCAAGGGCATCGTCATGGTCGGCGAGATCGGCGGGGACGCTGAGGAACGGGCCGCGGAATACGTCCAGAAGCATCTGAGCAAGCCGGTGGTCGGCTTCATCGCCGGGCTGACCGCCCCTCCGGGCCGTCGCATGGGCCATGCCGGGGCGATCATCAGCGGCAAGAGCGGCACCGCCCAGGGAAAGATCGAGGCCATGCGGGCCGGCGGGATCCATGTCTGCGAGGATCTGGGCACCTTGGGGGAATTCTGCAAGGACGTCTTTGCGGTTTAG